The genomic region AGGACTACCCTCTATTACCACTAGCCCTTTTGGCCAAAGAACTGGAGTCCTTAATTACATATAATTACATAAATGTCATATATACCATAATGCGTAATGACCAAAACATAGTTGACTACCATTCATAAAATTAATGCAACGCTACTGATACTTAATGAAATTATCGAACGAGGTTTCACAGAGCTAAATAGTGTTCTTGCGCAATTTAGGGAGTGAGAAAGAGTATGTCTAATGCGTTTGTGTGTGGGGCGGCCGCAATTGCTACGTCAATTATTTTGACAACTAGCCATTCTAGCATTGAATATAATAAATTTAATTGTGTTCATAAGTTTGTAAAAGATGGTATAATAAAAAAAACATCTGCATCACGATCGGTGCAACTTCCTTATGAAGTTCAAACATGGAGAGAACTTCGCTGTGCAAAGATAAAAGCAATTCAAGGAAAATATGCTTTTGTACCGACTAGTAGCGAGGAATTTATCAGAAGTAAGTGGGAGGAAATAGAAAAAGAAGGGGATACGGATGGCGGTTGTTTTTGATGCTTGTGCCATTATTGCCTGGCTACGTGACGAACCTGGTGCAGACATGATTAGTGAGATTATTAAAAATGAAGATTGCTGCTATTTACATGCGATTAATGCTTATGAAGTATATCACGAGACTTTCTACGAGTTACAGGTAAAGAAGAAATTGCAAGTAATGCAATTGAGGATATTAAATCTGTAGTAGAGGTTATCGAAAATATGGAAACGCAACTATGGAAGACTGCTGCGGATGTAAAAATAAATATAAAAAAAATCTCTATTCCTGATTGCTTCGCAATTGCGTTAGCAAAACGCATAAATGCTCCTGTGGTAACGGCAGATCATAAAGAGTTTATTCCAGTAAAAGAGAAAAAAATATGTGAAGTTATTTTTTTTTTCGGGATCCTGGTGTGCACTTAAAAAAATAATTTAAGCAATAATAGTTTAAAAGTACTTCGCTCAGCTCAGCCAGCTGAGCGGTTTTATTTTTTCTTCCACGGGCATAATGTTTGAGGGGGAGGTGGGAACAAATGCGGGTAATCTATTTTCGCTGGCGTTCACTGGTGAGTGTACTGGCACTTCTGTTGATAGCCACTGGTATGGGGCTGTATCTAGGGGAGAAAAATAGGCAAGAGGAAATACTGGTTATGGCGCCATTACTGGCTGGAAAAATGATAATACTGGACCCAGGCCATGGCGGGTATGACCCCGGAGCCAAAGGGAAAAATGGCGGGGTTGAAAAGGAGATAACCCTGGCGGTGAGTCAGCGACTGGCACTGGCGCTGGCTCAGTCCGGGGCAGGAGTCCTGATGACCAGAAACGGTGATTATGACCTGGCCCCTGAGGATGTGGATTCTCTCAGCTTGAGAAAACAGCTGGATTTAAAGAAAAGGGTCGAAATTGCTGAATCCGCAAAAGCAGATCTGCTCCTCAGTATTCATGTTAATGCCTTTCCTTCAGAAAAATGGTATGGGGCCCAGACCTTCTATCAAGGGGGGGATGCCAGGAGCAAACAGCTGGCAGAAGCAATTCAGAGTGAACTGCAACGAATAACCGGTACCCGACGGGTGGCAAAAACTGCTGATATTTTCACCAACCGGGTGTCATCAATGCCATCAGTTACCGTGGAAATTGGCTTTATATCCAATCCGCAAGAGGAAAAACTAATGATGGACCCGGATTACCAGAATAAAGTAGCCTGGGCTATTTACTGTGGCATTTTGCAATATTATACTAAAATTAACCAGACTGAGGTACAGAGGTGAATAAAGTTGAACAATATTGTTTATGTTGGGCTCAGCCCTCATCCCCCTATTATCATTCCGGCCATAGGTAAGGAAGAGCTGACTAAAGTAGAGGCTACCGTAACAGGTATGAAAAAATGGGCTGATGAGGTGCGTAGGGCTGAACCGGATGCGATTGTACTCATTTCCCCCCATGGGACAGTTTTCAGTGATGCTATTACTATCCGCAAGGGGGAAAGAGTACAGGGAAATCTGGCGGATTTTGGTGCTCCGCAAGTCAAGGCAGACTGGCCGGTAGATTTGAATTTACTGGAGGCTATTGGCCTGATGGCATACCGGGAGCAGGTGAATGTCGTTTCTCTGGACCGGGAGGAAATGCAGCGGCTAGGTGCTAAATGGGAACTGGACCACGGTGCAATCGTTCCTCTGTGGTACTTGCAGGAAGCGGGGCTGGACTGCGCTCTGGTTTCAGTTAACATGGGTCTACTGGCGGTAGAGGAACTGTACGCCTTTGGGCTGGCGGTGCAACGGGCAGCAGGATTGCTGGGCCGCAGGGTTGCGGTAATTGCCAGTGGGGATTTATCCCATCGACTGACACCAGATGCTCCTTCTGGCTTTGCCCCTGAGGGCAAAGAATTTGACCGGCGCATTAAAGAGAATCTGGAGTTATTACAAATTGAGGAAATTCTGCGTTTGCCTGAAGAGCTGGTGGAAAAGGCAGGGGAGTGTGGCTTGCGGCCCTTAATTATGGCTTTGGGAGCGCTGGATGGCCTGGATGCTCAGTGTGAGATTTTCAGCTATGAAGGCCCCTTTGGAGTAGGATATCTAGTCTGTGGTTTTAAGCCTCAGGGACCCAATCCGGAGCGGGAACTGCAGGAAAAATTGATTGACCGCAGGGAAGAGGAAATTGCTGCCCGTCGGGCCCGGGAAAGCTATCCGGTAAAGCTGGCTCGCCGTTCTCTGGAATACTATCTGAGAAATGGAGAGATTCTGGACAAACCCAAAGATTTGCCTCCAGAACTGGAAAAGGCTGCTGGTGTGTTTGTTTCCATAAAGAAACATGGACAGCTGCGTGGCTGCATTGGCACAACCGAGCCTACCCAGCCTACTATTGCCGAGGAGATTATTCATAATGCCATTGCGGCAGGAACCAGGGACCCCCGGTTCTGGCCGGTAGAGGAAGAGGAATTGAGTCAATTGCTATATTCCGTAGATATTCTTAACCCGGCAGAACGGGTTAATTCCCTGGCCGATCTGGATCCCCGCCAGTATGGTGTGATAGTTCGCAAAGGCCGAAGTAGCGGCCTGCTTTTGCCTGATTTGCCAGGGGTGGACACAGTAGAAGAACAGCTGCGGATTGCCAAGCAAAAAGCAGGCATTAACCCGATGGATCAGGATGTAGAGATCTGGCGCTTTACTGTAACCCGCTACCTGTAGTGGAGGGATATAGTATGAAAGAGGCTCAGTACTGGCAGAGGGAAGGGGAAAAAATCCGCTGCCAGTTATGTCCTCATTACTGTCTTGTGGCAGATGGACAAAAAGGTAGATGCGGAGTGAGAGAGAACAGAGGAGGCAAGCTTTATGCCCTCAATTATGGACAAATTGGGGCCCTGGCCCTGGACCCTGTCGAGAAAAAACCCCTTTTTCGCTTTAAACCGGGTAGCATGATTTTGTCAGTAGGAACAACGGGCTGTAACCTGGATTGCGCCTTTTGCCAGAACTGGGAACTGGTAAGCGGCAGGGGAGGCAGGGAGGAAATCAGTCCGGAAGAACTGGTGGCCCTGGCAGAAAACTACCGGCCAGTCGGGAATATTGGTCTGGCTTATACCTATTCCGAGCCCTTGATGTGGTTTGAGTTTGTCCTGGCTACGGCCAAATTGGCCCGGGGGAAAGGATTGGCAAATGTGCTGGTCAGCAATGGCTATATCAATGAAGCTCCCTGGCGGGAGCTGTTGCCCTGGCTGGATGCAGCTAACATTGATATTAAAGGAGAGAAAGAGTTCTACCGTAAGCTGTGTAAAGCCCGCCCGGAACCGGTGTGGCGTGCAGTAGAACTGGCGGTAGAGGCGGGGGTTCATGTGGAAATAACCTGTCTTTTGGTTACTGATGAAAACGACAGCCCGGAGCAGATCGAGGCGCTGGCAAGAAGGCTGGCAGATCTATCTTCTAAAATCCCACTTCATCTATCCCGCTATTTTCCCCGGCGCAGTTTAACAGCACCACCCACTCCGTTGGAGAGAATGTATGAGGCGCAAGCTATCGCCTCGCGCTATTTAAAATATGTTTATTTAGGTAACTTGCCCTGAGCAGCAGGAAAGAGGGGCGGCAGTGTCGAAATAGCCAGTAGTTTGCCTGAAAGGACGGGAGAGACTTGCAAGCGGAGTTGATTAATCCTTTTATTATAGCTGCCAGAGAGGTTTTGCAACAGGAAATAGGCAGTGATGTACAGATAGGCCAGCTTAGTCTGGACAATCATCTCTTAACAAGCAGGGAAGTTAAGGTCAATATTGCCATGACCGGAGATGTAGAAGGCCTGATTTTTTATGGTCTGGACCAGCATCAGGCTTGCCAGCTGGCCAGCCTGATGCTGGGGGAGCCTATAGGTGAATTTAATGAAATAGTGTATAGTGCGGTGGCAGAAATGGGAAATGTGATTTCCGGCATAGCCACCCGGGAACTGGAAAGGGCAGGTTATACTACTGATATCAGTACCCCTGTCGTGCTGGTAGGAGAACAGGCCAAAATCAATTTGGTGGGCTTAACCTATCTGGTGGTGCAGCTAACTACTGCCGTTGGGCCCTTAACTTTGTTAGTAGCTTTGCGAGGAGTGAAAAATAATTGCTAAAGGATACCGGGGAAAGAATTTGTACATGGTTGCAGGAAAATCTTAGTACCTGGCAGGATTTAAGCCTGGCTATTCACCGCCATCCAGAACTGGGCTACCAGGAGTACTTTGCCTGTAAATTGTTAACTGAGGCATTGGCTGCTGGTGGCTTTACCGTACAAAAAGGCATAGGTGAGATGGAAACCGCCTTTTGGGCCGAATGCCAGGGCAAGGGGACCGGGCCAACCCTGGCTTTGCTGGCGGAATATGATGCTTTGCCGGAACTGGGCCATGCCTGTGGCCATAATATAATCGGGGTAGCAGCAGTAGCAGCAGGTCTTGCTCTGGCCCGCTTTCGGTCAGAGTGGTCGGGACGGATCGCAGTAATAGGTACACCGGCGGAAGAAACCGGGGGCGGAAAGGTGATTCTGGTACAGAAGGGTTATTTTCAGGCCGTGGATTTTGCTATGATGATTCATCCGGCTGACCATTTTTGTGCCCAGGTTACATCAACGGCGATGGATGCGATTGAGTATGTTTTTTACGGCAAACCAGCCCATGCTGCGGCCAGTCCCCAGGAAGGAATCAGTGCCCTGGAAGGGGTTATTCAACTATTCAATAATATTAATGCACTGCGTCCCTATTTACCCGATGGGGTAAGGATCAATGGCATTATCACAGAAGGGGGCATAGCTCCCAATATTGTTCCGGAACGGGCAGTGGCGCGGTTTTATATTCGAGCCAAACAGAGAAACTACCTCAATACCCTGGTGGAGAAGGTACATAACTGCGCCCGGGGAGCAGCCCTGGCTACTGGCTGCAAGGTGGAATGGCATAATTTTGAATTATCCTATGATGAGATGTGTACTAATCAGACCATGGCCCGTATTTTTGAGCAAAAGTTACGCTATCTGGGAGTGGAACAGATACGTTCAGGACGGGAAGGCATGGGTTCCCTGGATATGGGCAATGTCAGCCAGGTAGTACCGGCTATTCATCCCTATGTAGCCATAGGGTCACTGGGGCTAACAGCTCATACCCAGGAATTTGCTCAGGCGGCGGGTGGACCGGGGGGCTTAAATGGATTGCTGCTGGGCGCACAGGCAATGGCTTTAACAGCACTGGAAATCTTAAACAAGCCTGCCTTGCAAAAACAGATTCGTAGTGAGTTTGAAAACCGGGGTTCCTGCTCATAATAAAATTGACCAAGTTCCGAAAGGAGGCTGGTTAAATGGCACGCCGAAAGCGCAAGGACCCGGTTACCGAAGCGGCCCTCAAACAATTGAAGTTTGAAGTGGCTCAGGAGTTGGGAATTCCTCTGAATGAGGAGGATAACGGGGACCTGACTACCAGACAGGTAGGGAAAATCGGCGGTACCATGGTTAAACGGCTGATTGAACTTGGTCAGCGGGCGCTGGTGGCAGAATATGAGGCGCGGCAGCGGCGGTCGCAAATGCGGCTGGTTCATGCCCAGCGGCGGCCTCAACTGGCTGCACAGGCCCTGGGGGTGCAGCGGCTCCGGGCGGTTCGCTAGGGGTGCGCCCCCTTTTCTACTGCAGAGGAGGGAAAAGATGGCTACTATCCTTAATTTGCTCTGGCTGGTTTTTATGATTATGGCACTGGTGCCCATGTTCAATCAGCGGCGCCTGGAGTTGCAGCGTGTGCGTTTAATGCGGGAAATTGAGTTAAAAAGGGGTTCTCGTTTGATCACCCTTATTCATCGTCAGGAATCCATTAACCTGCTGGGCATACCGATTTCACGTTTTATCAATATTGAGGACTCAGAGCAAGTTTTGCGGGCGATCCGGCTTACACCCGAAGATATGCCCATAGACCTGGTTCTGCACACACCAGGGGGCTTAGTACTGGCCTCAGAGCAAATTGCTTCAGCTTTAAGCAGGCACAAAGCCAAAGTAACAGTATTTATACCCCATTATGCCATGTCAGGGGGGACGATGCTGGCATTATCGGCAGACGAAATCGTGATGGATGAAAATGCGGTCCTGGGCCCGGTGGATCCCCAGATCGGTCAGTACCCGGCTGCCTCTGTTATTAAGGTAGTAGAGGAAAAAGGGAAGGAACATTGTAAAGACGAGACCCTAATTCTGGCCGATATTGCCAGAAAGGCAATGAATCAGGTGGAGACCAAGCTCAAGGAAATTCTGGCCGATAAGTTTCAGCCTGAGCGGGCAGCGGAACTAGCGAAAATTTTCAGTGAAGGTCGCTGGACTCATGATTATCCTATTTCTTATGAACAGTTACGGGAACTGGGGTTACCAGTCTCCACGGCCATGCCCCGGGAAATTTATGAACTGATGGAGTACTATCCTCAACCGCCTCAGCGTCGTCCTTCTGTACAGTACATTCCCCTGCCATACTTTGAAGACACCCGTAAAACCAGGTAATTCGACATTCCAGCAAAAAACAATGGCCAGCCAGTACTAGCAAGGCTATAATTAACATAGACGGATAACCAGAAGGGCGGAGATAGCCATGAAAAGACGCTACTGGATGGTTTTAACTTTTTTGCTGGTTTACCTGGTCTGGCGGGTCTTGCAACCCCAGCTGATGCAGGCTATGGCCAGTGCCCATCTGCTGGGAAGGATAGTGATTTCTGCCCATACCCAGGGGGAGAAGCTGGTTGCTCTGACCTTTGATGATGGTCCTGATCCCCGTTTTACTCCGCAAATACTGGACATCCTTCAGCAATATCGCGTTCCTGCTACTTTTTTTGTCATTGGTCAGGCGGCACAGGATCACCGGGACCTGCTGGAACGGGAAATAGCTGAAGGACATGAGATAGCCAACCATACTTTTAGCCATCAGGATATGGTGGCGATGAATGAGCAACAAATTGCTCTGGAAATAGATATGACCAATTCTCTGCTGGAGCGTATCACCGGTAAAGTGCCGGACTACTTTCGGCCGCCCCGGGGACGGTTTGACTGGCGGCTGATCGAAGCCTGTGAGCTCAGAGGACTGAGGATTGTTCTCTGGACAGTGGGCATTGAAAATCACACGACCAGAACACCTGAGGCAATGGCAGACCGGGTAGTGGCTAAAGTTTATCCCGGGGCGATTATCCTGGGGCATGATGGCCGTCTGAACCGAATCAAAACGGTGCAGGCTTTGCCGCTCATTATCACCAGACTGCGGGCCCAGGGCTATCGCTTTGTTACTTTGAGTCAGTTGCTAGATACTGAGAAAGAGATAAGAAATGGGGAGGAGTTATGGCGTTAGCAGGTTTGATTATCGCTACTCTGGCTATATCGTCAGCCGGGCTCTGGGCTAAACTGGCAACGGCCCATGGCCTGGTTATCGCTTTTTATCGGGTCTTTTTTGCTGTAATACTTTATCTGCCGCTGATGGTAAGGCACTGGCGGGAGCATAACGGAGAGATAAAGCCAAAGTTTTGGTTTTGGCCGGTACTGGCCGGAATTTTTTTAGCCCTGCACTGGAGTACCTGGTTGCAATCATTTAAATATACCTCGGTGGCAATGGCTACGGTACTGGTGGCTACCCATCCGATTTTTGTTCTCCTGGGGAGTCGACTCTGGCTGGGGGAGAGATTACCGTCCGGGAGCTGGTCTGGCATCTTTTTGGCTATTCTGGCTACTGCCGGTTTGAGCTGGCAGCAGATGCAAGGAACTGGCGGGGATTTACGGGGGGAAATGCTGGCTTTGTTTTCAGCGGTTATGGTATCAGCTTATTTTTTGATCGGGAGGAAATGTCGCCAGTACCTGACAGCACTGAATTACAGCTTTTTAGTTTATAGTGCCTGTGCCCTGTTTCTGGCTCTGGCCATTCTCTTTTCCCCTTATTCCTTTACCGGCTATTCCGGGCAGGACTGGCTGGCGTTCCTGGCGCTGGCTCTTTTTCCTACCCTGCTAGGACATAGCCTTTTGATGTGGGCGCTAAAATTTTTGCCAGCAGGACTGATTTCCCTTACCGCCCTGAGTGAACCGGTGGGAGCTACTCTGTTAGCGGCTCTGTTTTTACATGAGGTTCCTTCCCTTGAACAGGGGATATGGCTGGGCTTGTTATTGCTGGGGATTGCCTGGACAGTTTTTGCCAGCAGGCAAAAGATGGTATAGCATTATTGCGGAAATGGCTCCGGCAATAACCGGAGTCTTTTTTTCTTGCATTATTATGCAGAAATGATGTATAATTATAACATGTTATACAGGGGGGATCGGTGTGATAAAAGTTGGTATTGTTGGTGCCACCGGTTATACTGGCGCAGAACTGATCAGAATCCTTCAGGGTCACCCGGAGGTAAAAATAGAGGTTTTAACCAGTCAAAGTTATGCAGGTCAGGAAATTGCCCAGGTGTTTCCTCAGCTTTCACCCTTAGAGCTACCGGTACTGATCGAGCAGGAACAGGACAAACTAACTGAGGTGGACGTGGCTTTTTTGGCCCTGCCCCATGGGGTTTCCATGCCCATTGCCGCCCGTTTGCTGTCAGCCGGGGTGAAGGTGATTGATTTAGGGGCAGACTTTCGCTTAAAAGATGCCGTGGCCTATCAAACCTGGTATGGGCTGGAACATTCATACCCGCAGTTGCTGGCTGAAGCAGTCTATGGCTTGCCGGAACTGAAACGGGAGCAGATAGCGGCTGCCCGGCTGGTGGCCAATCCCGGCTGTTATCCCACCAGCATTTTGCTGGCCCTGGCACCGGCACTGAAACATGGTCTGCTCCATCTCGATACCATAATCGCCGATAGCAAGTCCGGCGTATCCGGGGCTGGCCGGGGTGTGAGCCTGGGAGTGCACTTCAGTGAAGTTAACGAAAACTTTAAAGCCTATAATGTCGGGCAGCACCGGCATACGGCGGAAATCGAGCAGGAACTGGCGGTCCTGGCGGGAAAACCCCTGACCATCACTTTTACTCCCCATCTAGTACCCATGACACGGGGGATTTTGAGCACTGTCTATGCTAAGTTACGACAGAATCTGGAGGAAGAAGAGATCAGGGCTATCTACCGGGACTTTTACCGGGGAGAACCTTTTGTTAAGGTACTGGAGGCAGGTCAGTATCCCCAGACCAAGTGGTGTGCGGGAAGCAATCGGGCCTTTATTGGTTTGAAAAAAGATGCCCGCACCGGTCGTTTAATTCTGGTCTCTGCCATTGACAATCTGGTCAAAGGGGCCAGCGGGCAGGCAGTGCAAAATATGAATATCCTGTTTGGTTTGCCGGAAACCATGGGCTTAGAAGAAACAGGGTTGTGGCCATAGAAAGGGGAAAGGAAAATGCGGGATTGTCCAGGAGGAGTATGCGCGCCCCGGGGCTATCAGGCGGCCGGGGTAGCGGCAGGGATAAAAAAGCGGGATAGTGACAAAAAAGATGTGGCAGTGATCATCAGTCAGGCCCCGGCTATAGTAGCCGGGGTGTTCACCACCAATAAAGTGCAGGCGGCACCTGTCCTGTGGTCAAAGGAAGTGGTTAACCGTGGCCAGGCGCGGGCCATTGTGGCCAACAGCGGTAATGCCAATGCCTGTACCGGGGAACAGGGCCTGGCGGATGCTAGAGCGATGGCAACTCAGGTAGCGGCTCTGAGTGGTGGGGAAATAACTGCTGAAGAGGTGATTGTAGCCTCTACTGGAGTAATCGGGGTGCCTTTACCCATGGATGTAGTTGAAAGCGGGATTGCCCGGGCCTGGGCTCAACTCAACCCGGAGGGCAGTGGTGACGCTGCTGCAGCTATTATGACCACTGATACCTTTGCCAAGGAAACGGCAGTGGAAATAGAAATTGCCGGTCAACCGGTGCGTGTAGGGGGGATTGCCAAAGGGTCGGGGATGATTCATCCCAATATGGCAACCATGCTGGCCTTTATCACCACTGATGCCCGGGTGGATGGGGCAGCCTGGCAAGCTTTGCTCAAGGAAGCGGTGGACCAGACCTTCAATATGGTTACCGTCGATGGCGATACCAGTACCAATGACATGGTAGTTGCCCTGGCCAATGGCCTGGCCGGGCCTGAGTCGGCCCTGGCCCCGGGGCAGCCGGGCTGGGAAGAGCTGACTCTGGCAGTAACGGAAGTTTGTCGCCGCCTGGCCATCGCTATTGCCCGCGATGGGGAAGGGGCTACCAGATTGCTGACTGTTGAGGTAACAGGGGCAATTTCCCTGGCGGCAGCCCGGCTGGCGGCCAGAACGATTGCCGGTTCCAGTCTGGTGAAAAGCGCTATCTTCGGCGCTGATGCCAACTGGGGACGGATTATGGCCGCTCTGGGTTATTCCGGTGCGGAATTTGACCCCCAGGCAGTTTCCATTAGTTTCCGGGCCGGGGAAAAGAGTTTACTGGTATTCCAGGAAGGTGCACCGGTGCCTTTTGCGGAAGAGGAAGCCCGGGCTCTGCTGGCAGAAAAAGAAGTGACCATCGCAGTAGATCTGGCGCAGGGGAGAGAAAGGGCCACCGCCTGGGGCTGTGACTTAACCTATGATTATGTCAGGATCAATGCTGATTATCGGACCTAAGGGGGGAGCGGGATGTTCAATATTATCGATAAAGCAGCTGTGCTGGTGGAAGCCTTGCCTTATATCCAGAAGTTCCATGGCAAAATCCTGGTTATCAAATACGGAGGCCATGCCATGGTTAACCAGGAGCTGAAAGAGGCGCTGATCAAGGATATTATTTTGATGAAACTGGTGGGCATGCATCCCGTCCTGGTTCACGGGGGCGGACCGGATATAACCACCATGTTGCAAAGGCTGGGAGTTGAATCCCGGTTTGTGGGAGGGCAACGGGTTACTGATGATCAGACCATGGAAGTAGTGGAAATGGTGCTGGGTGGCAAGCTGAACAAGGAACTGGTGGCCCTGATCAATAAAAACGGGGGCAAAGCTGTGGGCCTAACGGGCCAGGATGCTAACCTGTTGCGGGCTGTACCCAGAAAAGGGCCTCAGGGCGAAGATCTGGGCCGGGTGGGAGAAGTGGTCCAGGTGCAGCCAGAACTGGTGCTGAATTTGATCAGCCAGGGCTATATTCCGGTAATCGCCCCTATTGCTGTGGATAGTGATGGCAAAAGCTATAACGTCAATGCCGACTATGTGGCCGGGCAGCTGGCCGGGGCCCTGCGGGCAGATAAGTTTATTTTGCTCACCGATGTGCCCGGCATATTGCGGAATGTCAATGACCGTTCCAGTTTGCTGTCAGAAGTAACCCTGAGCCAGGTGGAGGAACTGCAAGCAGAAGGGATTATCAAGGGTGGCATGCTGCCCAAGGTGGAATGCTGCGCCGCTGCCATCCGGGCCGGAGTGGAACGGGCCCATATTATCGATGGACGTATCCCGCACGGCATATTACTGGAAATCTTCACAGATGGAGGAATCGGCACGATGGTGTCGGCTTGAGGGGGGAGAGAGATGAACAAAACCGACGAGCTGATAGCTTTAGGCAAACAATATGTGATGAACACCTATGGAAGGCTCAATCTGGTACTGGCCCAGGGGCAGGGAGCCAGGGTTTGGGATCTAGAGGGCAAGGAATACCTGGACTTTCTAGCGGGAATTGCCGTTAATGCCCTGGGGCACAGTCACCCGGCAGTAGTGGAGGCCCTCAAGAAACAGGCAGAAAAGCTGATCCACTGCTCCAATCTTTACTGGATTGAGCCCCAGATTCGGCTGGCCCAGCTCCTGGTGGAAAACTCCTGCGGGGATAAGGTCTTTTTCTGCAATTCCGGGGCCGAAGCCAATGAAGGGGCGATCAAGCTGGCCCGTAAATATGCCAAACTGCATTATGGGCCGGAAAAATATGAAATCATCACAGCTATTAATTCTTTCCACGGCCGGACCCTGGCGGCGATAACAGCCACCGGCCAGCCCAAATACCAGAAGGGTTTTGAGCCGCTAGTGCCTGGTTTCAAGCATGTTCCTTATAATGACCTGCAGGCACTGGCAGAGGCTATTGGCCCGCAAACCTGTGCCATCATGCTGGAGCCCATTCAAGGGGAAGGAGGCGTAGTAACTCCTGATCCCGCTTATTTGTCCGGGGTAGCGCAACTTTGCCGGGAACATGGTCTGCTGCTGATTCTGGATGAGGTACAAACCGGCATTGGACGCACCGGTAAACTTTTTGCCTATGAGCATTTCGGCATCGAGCCAGATATCTTTACATTGGCCAAAGGTCTGGGGGGCGGGGTGCCCATCGGGGCCATTGTGGCCAAAGAAGAAGTGGCAGCGGCTTTTCAGCCCGGGGATCATGCTTCTACCTTTGGCGGCAACCCCCTGGTCTGCGCTGCGGCCTTGGCGACCTTGAACATCATCCTGGAGGAAGGTTTTTTGGCCCAGGTTCAGGTCAAAGGAGAGTATCTGCGCTCCTTGCTGGCTGAGATGGGCCCGGTACGGGGCAAAGGGCTGATGCTGGGTCTGGAGTTGCCGGGACCGGGGGCGGAAGTAGTGGCCCGATGCCAGGAACGGGGGCTGTTGATAAACTGTACTGCCGGGAATGTGCTCCGGTTTGTACCGCCGTTGATTGTCAACGAAGCGGAAATACAGGAAGCTGTCCGCATTTTGAGGGATTGTATGAAGTAAATAAGCTATACCCCCAGGCCAGATTACTGATGTTGGCCTGCTTTTTTTCTGTAGCCCGAACCAGTCCGGAGGCGGCACCGGCTTGCAGTAAATATTCGGCAAGGGATTGGGCAAAGGGAGCAAACTCCTGATCGCCAAACTGTTTCTGGGGAAAGGAATTTAATAATTCAACATAGAATATATTTTTTTCAAAATGGACTAGTGGTCTAATCACAAGGCCAAAGTCTTTAGGGGGAGGGTAAATGAAGTACAGGGTAGATTTAAACAGTGATCTGGGAGAAAGTTTTGGTGTGTATAAACTGGGTATGGATAAGGAGTTGCTGGAAATCATTACTTCTGCCAACATAGCCTGCGGTATGCACGCCGGAGATCCCCGGGTTATGTCCGCTACTGTAAAAATGGCTGTCCAGAACGGGACTGCTATTGGAGCGCATCCCGGATATCCTGATTTACAGGGGTTTGGCAGGCGCAACCTTGCCATGAGTCCGGAGGAAGTGAAAGACTATGTTATTTATCAGATAGGGGCTCTGGAAGCTTTTGCCCGGACTATGGGTACGACCCTGCAGCATGTTAAGGTCCATGGCGCTTTGT from Carboxydocella sporoproducens DSM 16521 harbors:
- a CDS encoding type II toxin-antitoxin system VapC family toxin, whose translation is METQLWKTAADVKINIKKISIPDCFAIALAKRINAPVVTADHKEFIPVKEKKICEVIFFFGILVCT
- the cwlD gene encoding N-acetylmuramoyl-L-alanine amidase CwlD, with product MRVIYFRWRSLVSVLALLLIATGMGLYLGEKNRQEEILVMAPLLAGKMIILDPGHGGYDPGAKGKNGGVEKEITLAVSQRLALALAQSGAGVLMTRNGDYDLAPEDVDSLSLRKQLDLKKRVEIAESAKADLLLSIHVNAFPSEKWYGAQTFYQGGDARSKQLAEAIQSELQRITGTRRVAKTADIFTNRVSSMPSVTVEIGFISNPQEEKLMMDPDYQNKVAWAIYCGILQYYTKINQTEVQR
- the amrA gene encoding AmmeMemoRadiSam system protein A, yielding MNNIVYVGLSPHPPIIIPAIGKEELTKVEATVTGMKKWADEVRRAEPDAIVLISPHGTVFSDAITIRKGERVQGNLADFGAPQVKADWPVDLNLLEAIGLMAYREQVNVVSLDREEMQRLGAKWELDHGAIVPLWYLQEAGLDCALVSVNMGLLAVEELYAFGLAVQRAAGLLGRRVAVIASGDLSHRLTPDAPSGFAPEGKEFDRRIKENLELLQIEEILRLPEELVEKAGECGLRPLIMALGALDGLDAQCEIFSYEGPFGVGYLVCGFKPQGPNPERELQEKLIDRREEEIAARRARESYPVKLARRSLEYYLRNGEILDKPKDLPPELEKAAGVFVSIKKHGQLRGCIGTTEPTQPTIAEEIIHNAIAAGTRDPRFWPVEEEELSQLLYSVDILNPAERVNSLADLDPRQYGVIVRKGRSSGLLLPDLPGVDTVEEQLRIAKQKAGINPMDQDVEIWRFTVTRYL
- the amrS gene encoding AmmeMemoRadiSam system radical SAM enzyme encodes the protein MKEAQYWQREGEKIRCQLCPHYCLVADGQKGRCGVRENRGGKLYALNYGQIGALALDPVEKKPLFRFKPGSMILSVGTTGCNLDCAFCQNWELVSGRGGREEISPEELVALAENYRPVGNIGLAYTYSEPLMWFEFVLATAKLARGKGLANVLVSNGYINEAPWRELLPWLDAANIDIKGEKEFYRKLCKARPEPVWRAVELAVEAGVHVEITCLLVTDENDSPEQIEALARRLADLSSKIPLHLSRYFPRRSLTAPPTPLERMYEAQAIASRYLKYVYLGNLP
- a CDS encoding chemotaxis protein CheX, giving the protein MQAELINPFIIAAREVLQQEIGSDVQIGQLSLDNHLLTSREVKVNIAMTGDVEGLIFYGLDQHQACQLASLMLGEPIGEFNEIVYSAVAEMGNVISGIATRELERAGYTTDISTPVVLVGEQAKINLVGLTYLVVQLTTAVGPLTLLVALRGVKNNC
- a CDS encoding M20 family metallopeptidase, producing MLKDTGERICTWLQENLSTWQDLSLAIHRHPELGYQEYFACKLLTEALAAGGFTVQKGIGEMETAFWAECQGKGTGPTLALLAEYDALPELGHACGHNIIGVAAVAAGLALARFRSEWSGRIAVIGTPAEETGGGKVILVQKGYFQAVDFAMMIHPADHFCAQVTSTAMDAIEYVFYGKPAHAAASPQEGISALEGVIQLFNNINALRPYLPDGVRINGIITEGGIAPNIVPERAVARFYIRAKQRNYLNTLVEKVHNCARGAALATGCKVEWHNFELSYDEMCTNQTMARIFEQKLRYLGVEQIRSGREGMGSLDMGNVSQVVPAIHPYVAIGSLGLTAHTQEFAQAAGGPGGLNGLLLGAQAMALTALEILNKPALQKQIRSEFENRGSCS
- a CDS encoding alpha/beta-type small acid-soluble spore protein, whose amino-acid sequence is MARRKRKDPVTEAALKQLKFEVAQELGIPLNEEDNGDLTTRQVGKIGGTMVKRLIELGQRALVAEYEARQRRSQMRLVHAQRRPQLAAQALGVQRLRAVR